The following DNA comes from Ricinus communis isolate WT05 ecotype wild-type chromosome 10, ASM1957865v1, whole genome shotgun sequence.
ttaaattcttaatagaaagatttctttttttttttttttttgtttatgagGATTACTGgaaagatttaaaataatatatgatttCAATTAATTCATGATAACATTAGAAAATCAACATGGCATAggattagaaaataatttaaaaaaatgttgGTTGATGGACGAGGAATGCTCTTAAATTGAAATGAGAATGGAAGGAATTTTGTAGAAAATGTAtacaaaaagtaaaataaatcatatttcATATTCATTCCAAAAATTGAAGTGTACCAAATTGTATGAATAAATACCAAATGTCCTATAGTTGAAATGGTGCACTATAGTTAAAACCTCATAATTGaagatattaattattggTCTGCTGCCATATTAGCAGAACCAGAGCTGCCCATTAATTGGTGCAATacaaataaatgtaaaatatattttaaaattaatctaaattttttaaaaataagggataaaaaaataaaaataaaaatcacagTCATAAGTTTAGAATCATTTTTGCAATTCTGTGAAATTTGATATAGCCTGGTCATtctaagaatttaataaactaaaactttaattaaaaatttctttatattatattatataaaatataaatttataaatgaattgtATAATAAGTAATGGGATTTCTCTATATCAAACACAAtattaagaaatcaaaatattatttttgaaactGCAAGGATTCAAATGCTTTAGATACTAATTCTCAGGAGGTTATTTGTAATTTGTTTCCCAAAAGGCAAAAGCATATtatagaagaaaaaggaaaaagcttCTCCAGTTTCACGCTCGCCGTTCTGCCTAATAACTGGAATAAATTTCAGCAAGCTGAATCGCCAATTCTCAGAACAGTTGAGTTAGGGTTACTGAGTCAAGCAATGGCCGATTTTCAAACCTCGACTCACAGAGTCAAGTGGATCTTCACTCCTCAACAGCTGGTAACTCGCTCATTATCTTTTGTATTTCTGCTGTTTGGTTCCCTCGAAATTGAATGAGAGCAGGTTGTCCGTAATTTCCTCCCAGAATCTTGCTTTTGTGTTACTTTTATCGTCTTTCTTGTGATATCTTGCTAcggtaattaaaaaatttagctaaattttaatgaattctTCATTAGAAgaatgtaatatttttatgatttccATAAGTTATCATAGTAACCATGTTTAGCTTCTAAACAGGTAGAGAAGCACAAAGCTACTAATCAAAGAGCCAAACAAATGTTGGAGAAAGTATGCTATGCTACAGGCACagctatcttttttttttctttttcttttttttttctattttgctgcagttataataattcttttaagcTTTGCTATTCCTATTTTGAAGTATGGCACAACAAGAATGGAGGTAGATGTTGATGGGTCAATATCATATCCTGAACCTCAAGTGAACACTGGAGACAATGGTAGACACTTTCGGTTTCATTCTTCGCTGAATTTTAACCTATGATGATTGGTTCACTGCCGTAGGTTCTTTTCATCTTCAGTTTCTAGAAATGCTCTTATGATTCCTGTTTTTTCATGTCAGCTGATAAACATTCTCGTCCAAAGTCATTGAGTGTTGACGAAGAACAATTTATGCGAGTATACTATGAATTTAAACTTCGAGAAGTTTGCAGCGCATTCTATTTTCCCCATAAAATTCAGGCAAGTAGCATTCTTTCCTAAATAATCAGGATGATGATTATTGCCACAAAAGGATAATAAATTCATGGCTGTTTAGGTTTTACTGATGCCATACTGAGATATCATGTATTGCAGGCTACGGCACTCATATACTTTAAAAGATTTTACCTTCAATGGTCGGTCATGGAGCATGAtccaaaacacataatgtATGATTTATTAGATCCCTTTCCTATATATGCTAATTTATTAAGTGCGattattatcatcataaaTCACCCTTGTATAATATTCTTTAGTTTTTGGTCTGCCTTGATTAATATCTTGCAATCACCATTTTGCACACACAGGTTAACCTGTATATATGCAGCATGTaagattgaagaaaatcaTGTATCTGCAGAGGAGCTTGGTAAGGGGATTTCTCAGGATCATCAAATGATTCTCAATTACGAGATGATTGTTCTTCAGGCATGGATATGGATCTTGTTTACTGTTCCCCATCTTGCTAGTACTCTTTTTTGTATTAAACATAAATCTCTTTTTATGCAGAGTTTGGACTTTGATCTTATTGTATATGCTCCATACCGTTCAGTTGAAGGTTTTATCAATGATATGGAGGTAAGTTCAGCTAAAAATTTGTTGTTGTGGTTCCTCTACCTCTGGCAAAAGTGTTCTACATTTGACCTTGTTTTAATCATGTGGTTAATTTGTATTTCTTGAAGCTTACTTCAATTTCTCTTCAAATTCTGTGTTGCAATCTTGACATTTAGTTTTGGCCTGATAGGACTTCTGCCATGCAACGGATGATCAGACTCAAATGTTGAAGGTAATCACTGACTTTTACCTTGGATTATTATGACTGTTATGACTGGATAACCTGTTTGATACTATTTCCTTTGATCATTAGTTTCTAATGGATACATTATCTGTCATCTTCcccttaattaaatattggaAATATTTTCTGAGAATGTCTGAAACCAGCAATGCATTTTTAATCCAATAAATGGTTGCATGTAATGGTCCAACTAGCTTTTTCTTACTGTCATTGATATTTGACATTAATCTGGTGGATTAATATTTTGTAGGATTTGCAAGTAAGTGCAGTAGCAGAAGTTGACAAAATCATGTTTACTGATGCACCATTGCTTTTTCCTCCGGGGCAGGTATCCTTTGCGGAAACTTGGCTTACTTCATTGTTTTGGAATATGATGCTTTTTTTCTTCCCAGGTGCAAATGTGTGTAtgattgaatttatatttgcGTCCCTTTTGCATTACTTTTACTGTTTCACTTGAATGCTGGGGAATTTGCCAGAGATCAAtgcagaaagaaaagagagtgtCTCAATACAGAATCGAATGGTTGATTAAATTTAGCTTGGCTAATTCTAGCTTGTCCTTTCATGTAATTAActaatttcattttacttcCTCATTCATCAATTTGGTGCAGTTAGCATTGGCTGCTTTACGAAGTGCAAATGGGATGCATCGTGTGCTTGATTTTGAAAGGTTAGGGTTGTGCTATGCAACTTCCCCTTCTCCTTCCCCTCCCTTTCTCTCCCTCTCCTCCTCTTTGTATGTTGACTACACTTTGACTAGCAACTACGGAATCATTGGTTGGATTGAGATTGGTCTGGAGCTCAACTTGTTTCTGGTCAAAAAGTGAAATTTATACAGTACTTGTTTGCAGATACCTAAGGGACATTCTCTCTCGTCAGAATTTGGTGCATACAATTTCAAATCTCACTGAATCTCTAGATGCAATAGATTCTTGGGTATCAATTTCTTCTCTCAGTTTTAatttgatgcaaaattattctATGTCACCCCTCCGATGGAAATTTGGTGCATCCAATTCAATTGTAGAGAGATCTGATTCTTTTCCTGttgcattttttaatttatcctCTATTGTAATTTTGCTGGTTCCACATACAGGTAAAGAAGTACAAATTCCCTACAGAAAAGGATATGAAGCACATTAATAGGAAGCTGAAGTCTTGTTGGGGTCATAGCTCGCACGACGAGTACTTTTTATATGCTTGCTTATTTTCAAACAATTATTGGCCCTATAGAGTCTTTGCATTGTTTGTCCTAACTAACACCAGTTTTTATTGCTTGGCAACAGAAAGAATCGGGAGAAGAAATCAAAACACAAGTCCCATAAGAGTTCAAATGAAATGCAAAATGGCCCGTCCATGTAGTTGTATGTTCTGCCTTGTAAATTGAAGTTCCCACTTTTAAAATGGGGATTATTGAGTTGGTTTTGGCTCcttatattttgtttggtttggGTACCATATTGTCTTTAAAATTGTGATACGAGGACCCTTCAATCCCTCTCATCGGGCAATTTGCCTATTGAGTCTCTCCTTAAGGAGTTTATCATAGGAGTATAGCAGGGTTCTTGAAACCATAATTTGCTACATCAAAAACTGGTGGTTGGACCATCTTAATGGGGCtgaacctttttcttttcatcttgATTGTACTAACTTCGGTTTCAATGTGATTTCAGGTAAATGGAACCTTCATTCTTTTGCTGGTTAAAATAGGAATCTTCTTGgccaaaaagaaatattatgtATCCATGGATCTTTGGATAGTAGAGGGAAAAAAACCTGTATTTTGCCACCATAGAGTACGAGATGCGGAATCACACTAATCATTGAGATGCATTTTCAAATTGTAAGGAAAATATTGCTGTCGGAATGGAGTAATttgttcatctttttctttttttctattggaTCCCTGTGGGATCTAATTTTGCAGATCCCCATTAATCGCCAGATGAATATTATCGGCATGTTTATTTGTAGAGGATTTTATTctgtttttaagaaaaatgaatttttattttatttttatagaaaattataaaatttgtaaaacatatttactttctagattttgttaaaaattttctattttaagtaatattttaagtgTAAATGGGAGATttggaataaataaaaatataataaacatggtAAAACTTTTTAGTTACAATTTCGAAAATGCAAAAactgttttctatttttattttagagaaatactaaaaataaataaatttgaaaagttGAAAACTGGACATAGTTTTCTATTTACTAAGTAGATAG
Coding sequences within:
- the LOC8287059 gene encoding cyclin-H1-1 isoform X3; the protein is MADFQTSTHRVKWIFTPQQLVEKHKATNQRAKQMLEKYGTTRMEVDVDGSISYPEPQVNTGDNADKHSRPKSLSVDEEQFMRVYYEFKLREVCSAFYFPHKIQATALIYFKRFYLQWSVMEHDPKHIMLTCIYAACKIEENHVSAEELGKGISQDHQMILNYEMIVLQSLDFDLIVYAPYRSVEGFINDMEDFCHATDDQTQMLKDLQVSAVAEVDKIMFTDAPLLFPPGQLALAALRSANGMHRVLDFERYLRDILSRQNLVHTISNLTESLDAIDSWVKKYKFPTEKDMKHINRKLKSCWGHSSHDEKNREKKSKHKSHKSSNEMQNGPSM
- the LOC8287059 gene encoding cyclin-H1-1 isoform X1, which translates into the protein MADFQTSTHRVKWIFTPQQLVEKHKATNQRAKQMLEKYGTTRMEVDVDGSISYPEPQVNTGDNADKHSRPKSLSVDEEQFMRVYYEFKLREVCSAFYFPHKIQATALIYFKRFYLQWSVMEHDPKHIMLTCIYAACKIEENHVSAEELGKGISQDHQMILNYEMIVLQSLDFDLIVYAPYRSVEGFINDMEDFCHATDDQTQMLKDLQVSAVAEVDKIMFTDAPLLFPPGQLALAALRSANGMHRVLDFERYLRDILSRQNLVHTISNLTESLDAIDSWVKKYKFPTEKDMKHINRKLKSCWGHSSHDEYFLYACLFSNNYWPYRVFALFVLTNTSFYCLATERIGRRNQNTSPIRVQMKCKMARPCSCKWNLHSFAG
- the LOC8287059 gene encoding cyclin-H1-1 isoform X2 translates to MADFQTSTHRVKWIFTPQQLVEKHKATNQRAKQMLEKYGTTRMEVDVDGSISYPEPQVNTGDNADKHSRPKSLSVDEEQFMRVYYEFKLREVCSAFYFPHKIQATALIYFKRFYLQWSVMEHDPKHIMLTCIYAACKIEENHVSAEELGKGISQDHQMILNYEMIVLQSLDFDLIVYAPYRSVEGFINDMEDFCHATDDQTQMLKDLQLALAALRSANGMHRVLDFERYLRDILSRQNLVHTISNLTESLDAIDSWVKKYKFPTEKDMKHINRKLKSCWGHSSHDEYFLYACLFSNNYWPYRVFALFVLTNTSFYCLATERIGRRNQNTSPIRVQMKCKMARPCSCKWNLHSFAG
- the LOC8287059 gene encoding cyclin-H1-1 isoform X4 → MADFQTSTHRVKWIFTPQQLVEKHKATNQRAKQMLEKYGTTRMEVDVDGSISYPEPQVNTGDNADKHSRPKSLSVDEEQFMRVYYEFKLREVCSAFYFPHKIQATALIYFKRFYLQWSVMEHDPKHIMLTCIYAACKIEENHVSAEELGKGISQDHQMILNYEMIVLQSLDFDLIVYAPYRSVEGFINDMEDFCHATDDQTQMLKDLQVSAVAEVDKIMFTDAPLLFPPGQLALAALRSANGMHRVLDFESTCLQIPKGHSLSSEFGAYNFKSH